From the Cryptosporangium phraense genome, the window GACCTCGGCCGACCGGACCGCGTTGGCGGCGAAGCCGTACTTGCGGCCGAACCACGACAGCCCGCCACCCAGCGTGAAACCGACGACGCTCGGGCCGGTGGAGCTGCCGGCCAGGCCGGTCAGCCCGTGCGCCCCGGCGCGGCCGAGCACGTCGGCCCAGCCGGCCCCGGCGGCGACGCGGGCCGTCCGCGCGACCGGATCGATCTCGGCCGTGCGTAAGGCCCCGGTGCGGAGCAGGATCGTGTCGCGCAGCGCGGTGGTGGCGCCGTGGCCGACCGGCTGCGCGGCGACCGAGAGCCCGTTCCGGGCCGCGTACCGCACGGTGGCGGCCACGTCGGCCGCGTCGGAAGCGAGAACGACCGCCCGCACCTCCTGCTGCACGCGCAGGTTCCACGGACGCCGGGCCACGTCCCACCCGGAGTCGCCCGGGGTGAGCACCTGCCCGCGGACCATGCGGTTCAGGTCGGTACCGACGGCGTCGGTGGTGATCATCGTTCTTCCCTCACTGCTCGTTGTTCGACAACGAAACAGTGGGTCAAGCGGCTTGGCGCCGACTTGATCCGCGCTTGGGGACGGAAATCCTAGTGGGATCCAAGTCGCGCCCAAGGCCGCCTCGCGATCCTCTGGATCGTGACGGCGGACATGGTGGTGCTGCGGATCTCGCCCCCGGCCGCGCCGGACCCGGCGACGGACCTCCTGCGCCGGTGCGCGCTCGACGCTCCCGACGGGCCGCGGTTCCTGCTGGTCGACGTCGCCGGTGAGGATCCGCACCGGGCCCTGGCGGCCGCGGTCGTGCTCGCCGTGCGTCCGGGCCGGGCCCGGTTGGTCGCCCTCGCGGTCGACCCGGATTTCCGCCGCCGCGGTCTGGCCACCCGCCTCATGTCGGACGTCCGGCGAAGCCTGAATGGGGCCGGAACGGTGCTCGAGCTCTGTATCGAGGCCGATGGGCGATTGACGAACATCCTGCACGGACTCGGCTTTGCGGAGGATCCCGGGCCGGAGAACGCCGATTACGCTGCCGACACTGGGGGGCGTCGCTGGGTGTCCCGAGACACCTGAAGCGGGGGGCCCGTGCTGGACTTTCGCTTACTCGGCCCCCTGGTGGTGCTGGACGGGCACGGGCAGCCGATCGAGATCGGGCCCCGCAAGGAGCGCGCGATCCTCGCGATGCTGCTCATCACGCCGGGCGAGGTGCTGCCGCTCGACCGCCTGATCGACCAGCTCTGGGCCGACGAGCCGCCGTCGAGCGCCACCGGCACGCTGCAGGCCTACATCTCCCAGCTCCGCCGGACGCTGGAGCCCGACCGGGCTCCGCGGACTCCGCCCCGTACGCTGCTGACCCGCGAGCCGGGGTATCTGCTCGACGTCGACCCCGCGCAGGTGGATCTCGTCCGCTTCACGCGTGACGTGGACGCCGGGCGGCAGGCGCTCCGGGCGGGGGACCCGGCCGCGGCCGACGCGCATTTCCGGGCGTCGGTGACGCATTGGCGCGGGTCGGCGCTGCAGGACTTCTCCGACCTGGCGTTCGCCCAGCCGACGATCACCCGGATGCACGACCTGCACCTCGAGTCGCACGAGTTGCAGATCGAAGCCTGGCTCGCGCTGGGGCGTCACACCGAGGCGGTGCTGAAGCTCGAGCAGATCGTCGAGCGGCACCGGTTCCGGGAGCGGTTCTGGGCGTTGCTGGCGCTGGCGCTGTACCGGGGCGGCCGTCAGGCCGACGCGCTGGGCGCGCTCCAGCGGGTCCGGGGGGTGCTGGCGGACGAGCTGGGGCTGGATCCGGGGCCTGAACTCCGCGAGATCGAGTCGAAGATCCTCCGCCAGGACCGATCCCTCGACGTGGTTCCGCCCCCCGGCCCGGCCCCGATCCCGGCCCCGGCCGAGGCGTTGGCTCCGTTTCCCACTCAGCCGCACCCGAGCCGGCCGGCGGCGGAGGCGCGGCCCACCGTCCCGGCGCTACCGGGAGCCGCCGCCGCGCCGCTGATCGCCCGGGACTTCCAGCTCGGCTGGATCACCAACCGGCTCCGGGAGCTCCCGCGAGGCCGAGGCGGAGTCGTCCTGCTCACCGGCGAGGCCGGCATCGGCAAGACCCGGCTGGCCCGGGCGGCCGCCGACGCCGCCACCGACCTGGGCTTCGGCGTCGCCTGGGGCCGCTGCGTCGAGAGCAGCGCCTCACCGGCCTTCTGGCCCTGGCTCCAGGTCCTCGAGGCCTCGTCCCCCGCTTCGGACTCGGCGCTGAGCCTCCTCACCGGAAAGACACCGGCCACCGACCCGGATCCCGACGCGGCCCGCTTCCAGCTCCACGCCGACGTCGCCAACGCCCTGCTCGCCCACGACGCCCCGGCCCTCATCGTCATCGAGGACCTGCACTGGGCCGACGCCTCGTCGCTGGAGCTCCTCGCGTTCGTCGCCGGTGAGCTCCACCGCTCCCCCACGCTCATCCTGGTCACGCTCCGCCAGGAAGCCGGCGACCACGCCGAGGCCCTCCACCACACGCTCGGCGACGTCGCCCGCCAGCCCGGCGTCGAGCGGATCGGCGTCCACCCGTTCACCGCCGAGGACACCGAGCTGTACCTCGCCGCCCACCACGTCGAGGCCACCCCGGAGCTGGCCCGCACCCTCCACGACCGCACCGGCGGCAACCCGTTCTACCTGGGCGAACTCCTCCGGCTGCTGAGCAGCGAGCACCCGGCCGCCCTGGCCGGGAGCGAGGCCGTCACCTCGGCGGTCCCGGCCGGCGTCCGCGAGGTGATCGACCGCCGGGTCGCCCGGCTCCCCCAGGACACCCAGGCGCTCCTGCGCGCCGCCGCGGTCGGTGGCCGCGACATCGACGTCGACGTCCTCCAGCTCGTGCTGGAGCTCGACGACGAACGCGTGCTCACGCTGCTCGAACCGGCCGTGGCCAGCGGCCTGGTCGAAGAGCTGCCGGACGGCTGGGACTACCGGTTCTCGCACGCGCTCGTCCGGGACGCGCTCTACGTCGGGCTCAGCCGTCTGCAGCGCGCCCGGCTGCACCGCCGGGTCGGCGAGGCGCTGGAGACCCGCGACGGCAACCCGGCCGAGCTCGCCCACCACTTCGGCCTGGCCGCCCGCGTCGGCAGCAGCGCGAAGGCCGTCGACTACGCGGTGAAGGCGGCCCACCAGGCCGCGGCCCAGCGGGCCCACCCGGAGGCGGTCGAGTTCTGGGAGCTCGCGCTGGCCGCACTCGACCAGAACTCGCCGGTCAGCCGGCGCGACCTGCTGATCGAACTCGGCCGCGCCCGCCGCAACTGCAGCGACACCGAGGGCGCGCGCGAGGCGCTCGACGAGGCCGTCCAGCTGGCGCTGGCCGACGGCGACGAGCGGACCGTCGTCGAGGCGGTGACGGTGTTCGGCGGGGTGACCGCCTGGAACTGGCGTCCGTATGGCGTCGTCGACGACCGCATGGTGCAGATCCTCCGCGATCGGGTCGACGCTCCGGGCCTGACCGACGCGCAGCGGGCCGCGATGCTGGGGACGCTGGGCGTCGAGCTCTACTACGGACCGCAGCGAGCCGAAGGCGAGCGGCACGCGGCCCGGGCCGTCGAGCTGGCCCGGCCGTTGAACGACCCGGCGCTGCTCGGGCAGACGCTGAACAACTTCTACATCGCGGCCTGGGTGCCGGAGCGGGAGGCCGACCGCACCAGGGCCACCACCGAGGCCATCGGGCTGGCCGGCCTGCCGAGGCCGCACGAGCTGGTCGCCCGCATCCACCGCATGGGCAACCTCATGCGCGCCGGCGACCTGGCCGGTTTCGACGGAGACCTGGCCCGAGCCCGGGAGCTGGTCGGCGAGGTCAACCGCCCGGAGCTCGACGGCGTGCTGAGGTTCGCCGAGGCGACCCGCACCATGCTCTCCGGACGCTACGAGGAGGGCGAACGGCTCTCGGCCGAGGCGCTGGAGTTCCACCATCGCACCAGCCTCTGGGGCGGTGAGCTGCCGCACCTGGTGCAGCTGTTCACCAGCCGCCGGGCCCAGGGCCGATCGGGCGAGGCGCTCGAGCAGCTCCTCGAGTACGCGGGCAAGCCCGCGTTCGAGGTCCTGCGCCCGGCGACCATCCTGTCGGCCGTGGAGGCCGGCGACGAGGTCTACGCGCGCCGCCTGGTGGGCCGCTGGGGGACGACGATCAAGTCGAACTGGGCGACGGATTTCCTGCTGGTGCAGTGGGCGCTGGTGGGGGCGCAATTAGGGACGCCCGACCCGGAGGCGGTGCTGGCGGAGCTGATGCCGTACGCGGGGTGGCTGGCGACGCTGGGGACGTCGGGCACGTGCTGGGGATCGACGCATCACCACGTTGCGGCGGTGCTGGGCGCGTTGGGCCGCATGGAGGAGGCGAGGGCGCATGCTGTGAAGGCGTTGAGCGCGCACCGGGCGCTGGGGTTCCCGACGTTGGCGCAGCGTACGGAGGCGTTGGTGGCGCAACTCAGGTAGTTGCTCAGCGATCGGCTTCCGGCGGGCGCTGGAGGCGGTACTCGACCTCCAGCCCGAGGACCATCCGGTCTAATTCATCAACTTTACGGCGCATTTCATCGACGATCAGCTGGAGTTCCCGCCGCTGGCTGCGCCGAGCGGGTCGGCCGTCCGGCGGCGGGCTCTCCGCCGCGCTCGCTATTCGCTGGTAGTGATTCCCCACGTCGTCGAAGTAGCGCCGAAGACGCTGCGTTCTTTCCCACCGCTCGGTGGGACCGGTGCCGATCCACCCGGCCAGGGGCCGCATCCGGTCGGCCAGAAACTGGCTCTGGTGACACCGATGGCGGCCGTCCGGGCTGTTCTCAGGCCGCGACCGGGGCCGGGTCGTGGGTCCGAGCCACCCGCAGCCCGATCACGAACAGGGCGGCATAGGCCAGGAAGTCGCTGAGCAGAGCGAATTGCGAGGGCAGGACGAACGAGCCGAACGGCGAGGCGATCAACAGCACCCCGACCCACCACGCGAATACCTTGGCCCTGATCACGGCGACGCCCAGGCCGATCAGACCGATCAGCATGAGCACCAGGGCGACGCCCTCGAACACCCCCCACCCGGGCACGCTGGTCGGGATCCCGCCGTGGTGCAGCACGTAGGGTTTGACGAAGGCCTCCA encodes:
- a CDS encoding GNAT family N-acetyltransferase gives rise to the protein MTADMVVLRISPPAAPDPATDLLRRCALDAPDGPRFLLVDVAGEDPHRALAAAVVLAVRPGRARLVALAVDPDFRRRGLATRLMSDVRRSLNGAGTVLELCIEADGRLTNILHGLGFAEDPGPENADYAADTGGRRWVSRDT
- a CDS encoding AfsR/SARP family transcriptional regulator; translation: MLDFRLLGPLVVLDGHGQPIEIGPRKERAILAMLLITPGEVLPLDRLIDQLWADEPPSSATGTLQAYISQLRRTLEPDRAPRTPPRTLLTREPGYLLDVDPAQVDLVRFTRDVDAGRQALRAGDPAAADAHFRASVTHWRGSALQDFSDLAFAQPTITRMHDLHLESHELQIEAWLALGRHTEAVLKLEQIVERHRFRERFWALLALALYRGGRQADALGALQRVRGVLADELGLDPGPELREIESKILRQDRSLDVVPPPGPAPIPAPAEALAPFPTQPHPSRPAAEARPTVPALPGAAAAPLIARDFQLGWITNRLRELPRGRGGVVLLTGEAGIGKTRLARAAADAATDLGFGVAWGRCVESSASPAFWPWLQVLEASSPASDSALSLLTGKTPATDPDPDAARFQLHADVANALLAHDAPALIVIEDLHWADASSLELLAFVAGELHRSPTLILVTLRQEAGDHAEALHHTLGDVARQPGVERIGVHPFTAEDTELYLAAHHVEATPELARTLHDRTGGNPFYLGELLRLLSSEHPAALAGSEAVTSAVPAGVREVIDRRVARLPQDTQALLRAAAVGGRDIDVDVLQLVLELDDERVLTLLEPAVASGLVEELPDGWDYRFSHALVRDALYVGLSRLQRARLHRRVGEALETRDGNPAELAHHFGLAARVGSSAKAVDYAVKAAHQAAAQRAHPEAVEFWELALAALDQNSPVSRRDLLIELGRARRNCSDTEGAREALDEAVQLALADGDERTVVEAVTVFGGVTAWNWRPYGVVDDRMVQILRDRVDAPGLTDAQRAAMLGTLGVELYYGPQRAEGERHAARAVELARPLNDPALLGQTLNNFYIAAWVPEREADRTRATTEAIGLAGLPRPHELVARIHRMGNLMRAGDLAGFDGDLARARELVGEVNRPELDGVLRFAEATRTMLSGRYEEGERLSAEALEFHHRTSLWGGELPHLVQLFTSRRAQGRSGEALEQLLEYAGKPAFEVLRPATILSAVEAGDEVYARRLVGRWGTTIKSNWATDFLLVQWALVGAQLGTPDPEAVLAELMPYAGWLATLGTSGTCWGSTHHHVAAVLGALGRMEEARAHAVKALSAHRALGFPTLAQRTEALVAQLR